Proteins encoded in a region of the Mixophyes fleayi isolate aMixFle1 chromosome 5, aMixFle1.hap1, whole genome shotgun sequence genome:
- the GJC2 gene encoding gap junction gamma-2 protein, whose product MPNMSWSFLTRLLEEIHNHSTFVGKVWLTVLIIFRIVLTAVGGESIYSDEQSKFTCNTKQPGCDNVCYDTFAPLSHVRFWVFQIITISAPSVMYLGYAIHRIARVSEEDRRKQSNKKKKKSFARWRTGENVEDPDEEEEEPMIYEAPAEPEKVESKAKENIKHDGRRRIKEDGLMKIYVFQLLSRAVFEVGFLVGQYFLYGFQVLPYFECSTAPCPHTVPCFVSRPTEKTIFLLIMYVVSCLCLLLNICEMFHLGFGTLRDAIRSRRTSTVRQPPYNYSYPKNITCPPEYNMVVRSDKSAKLPNGVMAHEQNLANVAQEQQCTSPDDNVPSDLTTLHKHLRVAQEQLDIAFQSYNSQVNAQTSRTSSPASGGTVMEQNRVNTAQEKQGAKPKAGSDKGSTSSKDGKTSVWI is encoded by the coding sequence GCCCAACATGAGCTGGAGTTTTCTAACCCGTCTCCTAGAAGAAATTCACAACCACTCCACCTTTGTGGGGAAAGTATGGCTGACTGTCCTGATTATATTCCGAATAGTGTTGACCGCTGTCGGGGGGGAGTCAATCTACTCAGACGAACAAAGTAAATTCACGTGCAACACCAAACAACCGGGCTGCGATAACGTCTGCTATGATACCTTCGCCCCGCTCTCGCACGTGCGCTTCTGGGTCTTCCAGATCATCACCATATCAGCCCCGTCGGTCATGTATCTGGGTTACGCCATTCACAGGATCGCACGGGTTTCGGAGGAAGACAGGCGGAAGCAGTcgaacaagaagaaaaaaaaatctttcgcCAGGTGGCGGACGGGTGAGAACGTGGAAGATCCagatgaggaggaagaggaaccCATGATCTACGAGGCTCCAGCAGAGCCAGAGAAAGTGGAAAGCAAGGCTAAAGAGAATATAAAACACGACGGTCGGAGACGTATTAAGGAGGACGGGTTGATGAAAATTTATGTCTTCCAGCTGCTGTCGAGGGCTGTTTTTGAAGTAGGCTTCTTGGTAGGTCAATACTTCTTATATGGCTTCCAAGTTTTACCTTATTTTGAGTGCAGTACAGCTCCATGTCCCCACACCGTACCTTGCTTTGTTTCCAGGCCTACAGAGAAGACAATATTTCTGCTCATAATGTACGTAGTGAGCTGCCTTTGTTTACTGCTCAACATCTGCGAGATGTTCCACCTCGGTTTTGGGACCCTGAGGGATGCTATCCGCAGCAGGAGAACCAGCACAGTTAGACAACCACCTTACAACTATTCTTACCCAAAGAACATAACTTGTCCTCCGGAATATAATATGGTGGTTCGGTCGGACAAGTCCGCCAAACTCCCCAATGGCGTCATGGCCCATGAGCAGAACTTGGCCAACGTGGCCCAGGAACAGCAATGCACAAGCCCCGACGACAATGTCCCGTCAGACCTCACCACTTTACATAAACATTTGAGAGTGGCTCAGGAACAGTTAGACATTGCATTCCAGTCTTATAACTCTCAGGTCAATGCCCAGACTTCTAGGACCAGCAGTCCAGCTTCGGGGGGGACAGTGATGGAACAGAACCGGGTAAATACTGCTCAGGAGAAGCAAGGAGCAAAGCCTAAGGCTGGCTCAGATAAAGGCAGTACCAGCAGCAAAGACGGAAAGACTTCTGTATGGATATAA